Sequence from the Streptomyces sp. NBC_00440 genome:
GCTCTGCCGGACAGCTCAATGGCGCCGGGGCTAGTCCGTTGCGGGCCTTGCCCCCACCCTGCACCATCGACACCCGATCGGTGGCCACGCTGTAAAATGCTCACTGATCCGTACGGGGGCTCCGTCTTGCCCGGCCCTGTCGGCGTAGCCCTCCGCCCCTTGGGTATTCCGCAAGTTCTACTGAGGTTTTCGTGTTGTCGTCGGGTGGTGACGGTTCTTAATTCCTGCGGTATGCCGGTGGGGTGAGGTATTCGGAGGGTGGGGGCCTGACCGCTGAGCGTCGGGCGTTTCGTGAGGAGATCCGGCTTCAGGCCGGGCAGCGGTTCGCGGCTGGTGAGAAGACCTTGGTGATCGCGAAGGACTTGCGAGTGAGCGTGCGGTCGGTGGAACGCCGGCGTCGGACCTGGCGCGAGGGCGGCATGGAGGGCCTGCCTGCGATCCGCGGGCCCGGCGAACTCGCCGACCATCACCGATGCCCAGTTCGGCTGCTGGAGGAGGAACTCGGCAAAGGCCCGGCGACGCACGGTTTCGAAGACGAACGCCGGACCCTGGTCCGGGTCCAGGTGGTGATCCACCGTCGGCTGCGAGTGAGCGTGTCGGTGGCGACGGTGTGGCGGCTACTGAAACGGCACGGCTGGTCCTGGCAGGCGCCCGCCCGCAGAGCACTGGAGCGTGACGAGCACGCGGTGGAGCTGTGGAAGAAGGAGGTGTGGCCCCGGGCGAAAGGCTCGCGGCGGCCTCTGGGGCCTGGATCGTCTTCGAGGACGAGGCCGGCTTCTCGATGACGCCGCCCCGTGCCCGTAGCTGGGGCCGGCGCGGGCATACCCCCGTCATCCGCGTGCGTGGCAGGTCCCGCCGCCGGACCTCGGTTGCCGCGCTGTGTTGCTACAAGGCCGGCGAGAAGAGCCGTGTCATCCACCGGCCCCGCACGTACCTCCTGCTCAAGGGCGCCCGCAAGAGCTTCTCCTGGCAGGACTATCGCGACCTCCTGGTGTGGGCACACATCCAGCTCGACGGACCGATCGTGGTGGTCTGGGACAATCTCAACACCCATCTGGCCGCGGGGTGAAGCGGTACGAGGCCGAACACGACTGGCTCACCACCGTCCGGCTTCCGCCGTATGCACCGACCTGAATCCGGTCGAGGCTGTCTGGTCACTCGTGCGCAGAGCAATGGCCAACACCGCTTTCGCCACCCCCGACGACCCCGACCGCAAGCTCCGCAGCGAGTTGCGCAGGATCCAACTCCGGCCCCGCCTCATCGCCACAAGACTGGCCATCAACCCACCGACCCCGCCTTGAAAACCTCAGTAACTCGGCGCGTACCGAGGTCAGCAGCCAGCAGCGGCCGCCCGGTGCGTCGGCCGTCACGGTGTCGAGGAGCGCGGCCCCGACGCTTCGGCCGCGTGCCGCGCCCAGTACGGCGAGTTCATCGACCTCCCGTGCTCCGCACAGCCAGGCGGCGGTACGCTCAGCGCCCAGTGAGGCCGTCACCTGCGGATAGCAGTGGTCGGCCGGGAACGCGGCGGGCGTGGTCCAGGCCGTCGCGAAGCCCAGCACGACGCCACCGTCCAACGCCAAGGCCGCTACGAACCCGGGGCGTATGACGTCAGCGGCCAGCCGTGCTGCGAATCGGCCCGCCGCCCCCTCGTCCTGCGACCAGGGCGTGGCGCCGAACGCCTCGGCGTACACCTGCCGCACGCCCTCCACGTGGCCCAGCAGTTCCGGGCCGGGCACGCGGCGGACGGCGGTGGCGTCGCTCATGCCGCTCTCGCGGCAGTGCGGGAGACGGGGTGCAGGGCCGCGTACTCCAGCGGCGCGGACGGGTCGATCGAGACATCCAGCGGGCCCGGCTGGGCGCCCGCCCGGACCAGGAGGTCACCGACAGCAGCGATCATCGCGCCGTTGTCGGTGCACAGCTTCAGCGGCGGCACCCGAAGAGTGATCCCGGCGGCCGAGCAGCGTTCCTCGGCCAGCGCCCGCACCCGTGAATTGGCGGCCACCCCGCCCACCACGACCAGCGTGCCCACCCCGTGCTCGCCGCAGGCCGCCACCGCCTTACGCGTCAGCACATCCGCCACGGCCTCCTGGAGGGAGGCCGCCCCGTCGGCGAGCGGCAACTCCTCGCCCCGCAGCCGGTACTGCTCCGCCCAACGGGCAGCGGAGGTCTTCAGCCCAGAGAAGGAGAAGTCGTAACGCGCATCCCGCGACCCGCTCAGCGGCCGGGGAAACGCCACCGCCCGCGGATCGCCCTCCCGCGCGGTGCGGTCGACAGCCGGCCCACCCGGATACGGCAGCCCGAACACCCGGGCCACCTTGTCGAAGCACTCCCCGGCCGCGTCGTCGATGGTGTCGCCCAGGTGGACGATCGGATCCCGCGCCAGGTCGCGCACAAGCAGCAGCGACGTGTGCCCGCCCGACACGATCAGCACCATGCACGGGTCGGGCAACGGCCCGTGCTCCAGGGTGTCGGCCGCCACATGACCCGCCAGGTGATGCACCCCGTGCAGCGGCACGCCCAGCGAGAAGGCCAGCGTCTTCGCCCCGGCCAGCCCGACCTGCAACGCACCCGAGAGACCCGGCCCCGTGGTGACCGCCACAGCACCGATGTCCGACATCCGCAGCCCGGCCCGCTCCAGCGCCTCCCTCACGACGGGAACGAACGAGTGGACGTGCGCCCGCGCGGCGATCTCCGGGACCACTCCACCGAAACGGGCGTGCTCGTCCATGCTCGACGCCACCGCATGCCCCAGCAACTGCCCGTCACGCACAAGACCGGCGCCCGTCTCGTCGCACGAGGACTCGATCCCGAGCACCACCGCAGAACCCACCACAACCTCTTTCGCACATCAAGCGTAGTTGCAACCTATTTGCAATAAGGTACGCCGTCGCGCCATGCCGCGACGAGGGAAGTGGGAACCACGAAGGAGGCTCAGACGCCCTCTGGTTTTCCCCTCACTCCGGCAGATCTCGCACTGGAGAAGCCGTACCGACCGGGGCCGCGGCGACAGCGGGAGACGTCGACGCTCCCGCAAGCCACTGTTTTCAGCAGCGGATTCGGCCCCGCCGCCTGACCCTCAGGAGCCGTCAGTGCTTTGGCGCAGGTACGCGCCCAGCCGCTCGATCGCCGAGGGGTTGCGCGGGCTCTCGACCAGATCGGCGTAGTCCAGCGTGTAGATCCGCTTGTGCTTGATCGCGGACACGTTCCGCAGCGGCGGGTAGGAGAGCAGGAACTTCTTCTTCTGCTCCGCGCTCGTCGAGCCGTAGTCGTTGATGACGATGACGTCCGGATTCCGCTTCACGACCGTCTCCCAGCCGACTGTCGTCCACGAGTCCTTGAGGTCGTGCAGGAGGTTGACGCCCCCGGCCTCGCTGATGATCTGCTCGGGCGCGGCGTAGCGGCCGGAGGTGAACGGCTGGTCCTGGCCGCTGTCGTAGAGGAAGACCGAGGGCCGGCCCGTGCCCTTGGGGGCCTTTGCGTGCACGGCGGCAACCGTGGCCTTGTACTGCTTGATCAGCTTCTGGGCGCGCTTCTCGACGCCGAAGATCCGGCCGAGGTTCTCCAGGTCCGTATAGAGCGCGTCGAGCGGCGGCATGATGCCGCGCGAGGTGCTTGTACGGGCGTTGCGGCAGGACTCGGTGAGCAGATACGTGTCGATGCCGTCCTTGTGCAGCTCGTCCGGTGTCAGGACGTTCTCGTTGAATCCGTAGTTCCAGCCGGCGAAGACGAGGTCGGCACGCGCGTTCAGGGCGATCTCCTTGGTGATGTGGTCCTTGGAGAGCCACTTCACCTTGTCGTACGCGTCCTTGTACGGCAGGCCGACGAGGGAGCCCTTGTCAGCGGGCATGACATAGCCCGCCATGCGGCCCTCCAGGCCGAGCGCGAACATGAGCTCCGTGATGCCGACATCGTTGGTCACCACCCGCTCGGGGCGCTTGTCGTACGTGACCTGCTTGCCGCAGTTGGTGACGGTCACCGCCGGGGACTTCGCGGCCTTGGAGTCGGACGCGACCTTCGCGCCACAGCCGGTCAGCGTGAGAGCGGCGGCGAGGCCGAGGGAGGCGGAGGAGATGAGCTTGCGCACGGGGGCCTTCCGGAAGGGGTGTCAGGGTGCCAGTGGATCGAAGAGGAACTGGGTGGCGCCGGTCTCGGGGTGGCGCACCCGGTGTGCTCGGACGTTGAAGACGTCGGCGAGAAGCTCGGGGGAGAGGACCTCGTCCGGGGACCCCGAGGCGACGACGCGGCCGCCGTGCAGGACATGCAGCCGGTCGCAGTGAGCGGCGGCGAGGTTGAGGTCGTGCAGCGCGGCGAGCACGGTCGGGCCGCTGGCACGCACCCGGCGCAGGACGTCGAGCTGGTGGGCGATGTCGAGGTGGTTGGTGGGCTCGTCGAGCACCAGGACGCGTGGTTCCTGGGCCAGCGCGCGGGCGATGAGCACCCGCTGCTTCTCACCGCCGGACAGCGACAGGAAGCCGCGCGCGGCGAGGTGTGCCACTCCGGCTTGCTCCAGGGCCTGACGACAGATCTGCCCGTCACGCGCGGCGGTGCGCTCGCGGTGCGGCAGGCGGCCCATGGCGACGACCTCGGTGACCGTGAAGTCGAAGTCCGCCGTCGACTCCTGCGGCAGCGCGGCGAGCAGGCGCGCCGCGGCCCGCGGCGGCATCTGGTGCACGTCCTCGCCCTCGATCCTGACCACGCCGGCGTCGGGTCGTCGCGCCCGGTAGACGCACCGCAGCAGCGTCGACTTCCCGCTGCCGTTGGGGCCTACGAGACCCACGAAGGTTCCGTCGGGTGCGCCGAGGGTCACCTCGTCGACGAGCAGTGTGCCGGCCACCTCGACCGAAACGCCTTCCACGTCGAGCTGCACAACTCCTCCTTCACATCAAGCATCGGAACGGGGACAGATACGGGTGCGCTGCGGGAGGCGCGGCCTCAACGGCCTGTCAGCGCATGGCCCCCGCGCCGCATGAGCAGCAGGAACGCGGGCACACCGAGGGCGGCCGTGACCACGCCGACGGGCAATTCCGTCGG
This genomic interval carries:
- a CDS encoding GNAT family N-acetyltransferase, whose protein sequence is MSDATAVRRVPGPELLGHVEGVRQVYAEAFGATPWSQDEGAAGRFAARLAADVIRPGFVAALALDGGVVLGFATAWTTPAAFPADHCYPQVTASLGAERTAAWLCGAREVDELAVLGAARGRSVGAALLDTVTADAPGGRCWLLTSVRAELLRFSRRGRWVDGQSCGDEAGPELDPAQLAAELAVGVVGGGESGVGHCSAHE
- the tsaD gene encoding tRNA (adenosine(37)-N6)-threonylcarbamoyltransferase complex transferase subunit TsaD, with protein sequence MGSAVVLGIESSCDETGAGLVRDGQLLGHAVASSMDEHARFGGVVPEIAARAHVHSFVPVVREALERAGLRMSDIGAVAVTTGPGLSGALQVGLAGAKTLAFSLGVPLHGVHHLAGHVAADTLEHGPLPDPCMVLIVSGGHTSLLLVRDLARDPIVHLGDTIDDAAGECFDKVARVFGLPYPGGPAVDRTAREGDPRAVAFPRPLSGSRDARYDFSFSGLKTSAARWAEQYRLRGEELPLADGAASLQEAVADVLTRKAVAACGEHGVGTLVVVGGVAANSRVRALAEERCSAAGITLRVPPLKLCTDNGAMIAAVGDLLVRAGAQPGPLDVSIDPSAPLEYAALHPVSRTAARAA
- a CDS encoding ABC transporter substrate-binding protein, giving the protein MRKLISSASLGLAAALTLTGCGAKVASDSKAAKSPAVTVTNCGKQVTYDKRPERVVTNDVGITELMFALGLEGRMAGYVMPADKGSLVGLPYKDAYDKVKWLSKDHITKEIALNARADLVFAGWNYGFNENVLTPDELHKDGIDTYLLTESCRNARTSTSRGIMPPLDALYTDLENLGRIFGVEKRAQKLIKQYKATVAAVHAKAPKGTGRPSVFLYDSGQDQPFTSGRYAAPEQIISEAGGVNLLHDLKDSWTTVGWETVVKRNPDVIVINDYGSTSAEQKKKFLLSYPPLRNVSAIKHKRIYTLDYADLVESPRNPSAIERLGAYLRQSTDGS
- a CDS encoding ABC transporter ATP-binding protein, with translation MQLDVEGVSVEVAGTLLVDEVTLGAPDGTFVGLVGPNGSGKSTLLRCVYRARRPDAGVVRIEGEDVHQMPPRAAARLLAALPQESTADFDFTVTEVVAMGRLPHRERTAARDGQICRQALEQAGVAHLAARGFLSLSGGEKQRVLIARALAQEPRVLVLDEPTNHLDIAHQLDVLRRVRASGPTVLAALHDLNLAAAHCDRLHVLHGGRVVASGSPDEVLSPELLADVFNVRAHRVRHPETGATQFLFDPLAP